A single window of Leptospira koniambonensis DNA harbors:
- a CDS encoding DUF6989 domain-containing protein produces MKTTEKHSIFFHISFTILCIIVLLLPIPATTGWRMFFLVLVYNISLPIVAQVWDHDRWMDIFLFVLPVSILQVIPDWFLSKVLGVLVFPQDGFYKIGTVSAYMAGLWTIPLFIIVYVSTRFEKRFPEANPISKYLLAGVSSFVIFFLSEEFMRLIPVWYAQNVSMIGHTAIYVLFPEFVLGIFATFAYFHTEHKPFRTKLLWAIPTMSVYLGTLSFCYLFVEGVWKV; encoded by the coding sequence ATGAAAACGACAGAAAAGCATTCTATATTCTTTCATATCTCCTTCACCATACTATGTATCATAGTCTTATTACTTCCAATCCCAGCTACAACAGGCTGGAGAATGTTTTTTCTTGTCCTAGTCTATAATATCTCTCTGCCAATCGTTGCTCAGGTCTGGGATCATGATCGTTGGATGGATATTTTCCTTTTTGTTTTGCCTGTAAGTATTCTGCAAGTGATCCCGGACTGGTTCTTATCCAAGGTGCTTGGGGTTTTAGTTTTTCCCCAGGATGGATTTTATAAGATAGGAACTGTTTCTGCTTATATGGCGGGACTCTGGACCATTCCGCTATTTATCATAGTATATGTTTCTACTAGATTTGAAAAAAGATTTCCGGAAGCAAATCCGATCAGCAAATACCTGTTAGCTGGAGTAAGTTCATTTGTTATCTTCTTCTTGTCCGAAGAATTTATGAGATTAATCCCAGTTTGGTATGCTCAGAATGTTTCTATGATCGGTCATACAGCGATCTATGTTCTGTTTCCTGAATTTGTATTGGGAATATTCGCTACATTCGCTTATTTTCATACAGAACATAAACCTTTTAGAACAAAATTACTTTGGGCAATCCCAACCATGTCTGTTTATCTGGGGACTCTCTCTTTCTGTTATTTATTCGTAGAAGGTGTCTGGAAAGTCTAA